From one Culex quinquefasciatus strain JHB chromosome 3, VPISU_Cqui_1.0_pri_paternal, whole genome shotgun sequence genomic stretch:
- the LOC119769179 gene encoding uncharacterized protein LOC119769179, with amino-acid sequence MVDITGNLSLITELLSEIEAAVNGRPNVHLIRQDVSNAIINHVNYTKQSFHDEHESTRKEVQNTKQFLLERGDWVVTKADKGKTVVVMKREEYDEKMQALVSDVETYEQIARDQTKKTCKSINKQIDEWANKGFIKQSEDGRPLRIINSTIGTATYKMARYLSNILNQVTGKTEHHIVNSFEFVEEIRGKQITEENILFSLDVVSLFTNVPVDFAIESRFGVPMGSPLSPAVSNIVLERIERAALENLMARGIVPVFFKRYIDDCLLCARLEDVEIVLEVFNSFHQRLQFTMEMEVDMKLKFLDVILRREGT; translated from the exons atggttgacatcactggTAACCTTTCCCTAATCACCGAAC TTCTGTCCGAGATAGAAGCTGCCGTGAACGGAAGACCGAATGTACATCTGATTCGACAAGATGTGTCCAACGCGATCATCAACCACGTTAACTACACTAAGCAGTCTTTCCACGACGAGCACGAGAGCACACGAAAAGAAGTCCAAAACACCAAGCAGTTTCTCCTGGAGAGAGGGGACTGGGTTGTCACCAAGGCGGACAAGGGGAAGACAGTGGTGGTGATGAAGCGGGAAGAGTACGATGAGAAGATGCAAGCACTGGTGAGCGATGTGGAGACGTACGAGCAGATTGCGAGGGACCAGACCAAGAAAACATGCAAAAGTATCAACAAACAAATCGATGAATGGGCGAACAAGGGTTTCATCAAGCAATCGGAG GATGGAAGGCCGCTGAGGATCATCAACTCAACGATCGGTACGGCTACGTACAAGATGGCACGGTATCTGTCCAACATCCTCAACCAGGTAACGGGTAAGACTGAGCACCACATCGTCAACAGTTTCGAGTTTGTGGAGGAAATCCGTGGGAAGCAAATAACCGAGGAGAACATTTTGTTTTCCCTTGACGTAGTGTCTCTCTTCACGAACGTGCCGGTCGATTTTGCCATTGAATCG AGGTTTGGTGTCCCGATGGGCTCTCCACTATCACCAGCGGTGTCGAACATCGTGCTGGAGAGAATTGAGAGAGCAGCTCTGGAGAACTTGATGGCCCGTGGGATCGTGCCAGTGTTCTTCAAGCGGTACATCGATGACTGTTTGCTGTGTGCGAGATTGGAAGATGTTGAAATTGTACTGGAGGTTTTCAACAGTTTTCATCAGCGTTTGCAGTTTACGATGGAAATGGAAGTAGATATGAAGCTGAAGTTTCTAGACGTAATACTGCGAAGAGAGGGAACGTGA